From the genome of Geminocystis herdmanii PCC 6308, one region includes:
- a CDS encoding ATP-binding protein produces the protein MGFSLKTILSVSFLLPVIITATSVSSVSLWFSQKAVNNLAYQLMTQSSDRILDNVKTFLALPQQINQTNQNLITANILDLETENMDKWLPFLWETYKSNKNKFIAAIKVVNLDNYFVVSGYTLHQKTKKKVEGIAISDGNNYQGYTSIQDYKNKSNPVFSYPNFSAHQRPWYQTAITKKSKAWTNVFPRLSNKETLVINFSQPIYIKNSPNIQGVLSVQLDLNYISEYLHSLTIGKTGKAIIINHQGDLIATSTQDKLSVLENNQAKLISINNHENYLNKAIGLYLLDRYQSFANINEYFRQKVKINDQKYYLLVNNLKDEYGLDWLLIINIPETDFLTEIHANYNKTILLTIISIILTIILSLLIANIMAKPIAKLNLASQNIAQGNWQKIQTNNPIKELNNLSESFNIMSGQLKDYFQTIQENEQNLQDAKQLLEDYNRTLEHQVKQRTLELAKAKKKAEVASQAKSRFLANMSHELRSPLNIVLGFSQLMLNSRDVLENTKENLEIINNSGKHLLMLINNILDLAKIEAGKIELNPENIDLFHLLSQISQIFTLKAQEKNLDFTINYQHLSLRYINTDTLKLRQILINLLSNAIKFTSSGNITVNLKAKPLILPEYDLWFEIIDTGIGISKEDETKIFQAFQQSEIGKHTPEGTGLGLTITKQFIQLMGGDIYVTSQESIGSTFRFNIKVKEVKPNTIIQIPQKSRVIALAPNQPQYRVLVVDDKWVNRQLLIKLLQPFGFELQEAENGKQAIEIWQNWQPHVIWLDMRMPVMDGYETIKRIKSTIQGNATIVIALTTSVLGNQQQIILDAGCDDYVRKPFLDSTIFEILEKHLGLKFIYEKIPEINHHQKVTPTEILTLESLAIMPSQWHQELKKAVLMLDEKKMLFLIEQIPSNHHQIREKLRQLVSNFETEKIIDLL, from the coding sequence ATGGGATTTTCCTTAAAAACTATTTTATCAGTATCTTTTTTGTTACCAGTGATTATTACCGCTACTTCTGTGAGTAGTGTTTCTCTCTGGTTTAGTCAAAAAGCTGTCAATAATCTGGCATATCAGTTAATGACTCAAAGTAGCGATCGAATCTTAGATAATGTTAAAACATTTTTAGCACTACCACAACAAATCAACCAAACTAATCAAAACTTAATCACTGCAAATATTTTGGATTTGGAAACAGAAAATATGGATAAATGGTTGCCTTTTCTGTGGGAAACATACAAAAGTAATAAAAATAAATTTATTGCTGCGATTAAAGTTGTTAATTTAGATAACTATTTCGTTGTGAGTGGTTATACATTGCATCAAAAAACTAAGAAAAAAGTAGAAGGAATCGCCATTAGTGATGGAAATAATTATCAAGGTTATACCTCCATTCAAGACTATAAAAATAAAAGTAATCCTGTTTTTAGTTACCCTAATTTTTCCGCCCATCAACGCCCTTGGTATCAAACAGCAATCACAAAAAAAAGTAAAGCATGGACTAATGTATTTCCTCGATTATCGAATAAAGAAACCTTAGTCATTAATTTTTCTCAACCTATTTATATCAAAAATTCTCCTAATATTCAAGGAGTTTTATCTGTTCAACTAGACTTAAATTATATTAGTGAATATCTCCATTCTTTAACCATCGGTAAAACAGGAAAAGCTATTATAATTAATCATCAAGGGGATTTAATCGCTACTTCTACCCAAGATAAATTATCAGTTTTAGAAAATAATCAAGCAAAATTAATTTCTATTAATAATCATGAAAATTATCTTAATAAAGCTATTGGTTTATATTTACTCGATCGTTATCAAAGTTTTGCAAATATCAATGAATATTTTCGGCAAAAAGTAAAAATTAATGATCAAAAATACTATTTATTAGTTAATAATTTAAAAGATGAATATGGCTTAGATTGGCTATTAATTATTAATATTCCTGAAACCGATTTTTTAACTGAAATTCACGCTAATTATAACAAAACAATTCTCTTAACAATTATTTCTATAATTCTAACGATTATTTTAAGTTTATTAATTGCTAATATAATGGCGAAACCCATTGCTAAATTAAATTTAGCTTCCCAAAATATTGCCCAAGGTAATTGGCAAAAAATTCAGACAAATAATCCCATTAAAGAATTAAATAATTTATCAGAATCCTTTAATATAATGAGTGGGCAATTAAAAGATTATTTTCAAACAATTCAAGAAAATGAACAAAATTTACAAGACGCAAAACAGTTATTAGAAGATTATAACCGCACCCTTGAGCATCAAGTTAAACAACGCACCCTTGAATTAGCTAAGGCAAAGAAAAAAGCCGAAGTGGCAAGTCAAGCAAAAAGTCGCTTTCTCGCTAATATGAGTCATGAATTACGATCGCCCCTGAATATTGTGTTAGGATTTTCTCAGTTAATGCTCAATTCCCGTGATGTTTTAGAAAATACAAAAGAAAATCTGGAAATCATCAACAATAGTGGCAAACATCTTTTGATGTTAATTAACAATATCTTAGATTTAGCCAAGATAGAAGCAGGAAAAATCGAATTAAACCCAGAAAATATCGATTTATTCCATTTATTAAGCCAAATTAGCCAAATATTCACTCTCAAAGCCCAAGAAAAAAACCTAGATTTTACCATCAATTATCAACATTTATCCCTCCGTTACATCAACACCGATACCCTCAAACTAAGGCAAATTTTAATTAACCTCCTCAGTAACGCCATCAAATTTACTTCTTCAGGCAACATCACAGTCAATCTTAAAGCAAAGCCTCTTATCCTTCCCGAATACGATTTATGGTTTGAAATCATAGACACAGGTATCGGTATCAGCAAAGAAGACGAAACGAAAATTTTTCAAGCCTTTCAACAGAGTGAAATTGGAAAACATACCCCAGAAGGCACAGGCTTAGGCTTAACCATCACCAAACAATTTATTCAGTTAATGGGAGGAGATATATACGTCACCAGTCAAGAAAGTATCGGCTCAACCTTCAGATTTAATATAAAAGTTAAAGAAGTAAAACCTAATACCATCATCCAAATTCCTCAAAAATCCCGTGTCATTGCCTTAGCTCCAAATCAACCACAATATCGTGTCCTAGTAGTAGATGATAAATGGGTAAACCGTCAACTTTTAATCAAGCTATTGCAACCCTTCGGCTTTGAGTTACAAGAAGCAGAGAATGGTAAACAAGCTATAGAAATATGGCAAAATTGGCAACCTCATGTGATTTGGTTAGATATGAGAATGCCTGTTATGGATGGTTATGAAACTATAAAACGTATTAAAAGCACCATACAGGGAAATGCTACTATCGTTATCGCCTTAACTACCAGTGTATTAGGAAATCAGCAACAAATCATCCTTGACGCAGGTTGTGATGACTATGTGCGCAAACCCTTTTTAGATAGCACTATTTTTGAGATATTAGAAAAACACTTAGGCTTAAAATTCATCTATGAAAAAATCCCTGAAATTAATCATCATCAAAAAGTTACCCCCACAGAAATTTTAACATTAGAATCATTAGCAATTATGCCTTCTCAATGGCATCAAGAATTAAAAAAAGCAGTATTAATGTTAGATGAGAAAAAAATGCTTTTTTTGATTGAGCAAATTCCCTCTAATCATCATCAAATTAGAGAAAAATTAAGGCAATTAGTCAGTAATTTTGAAACAGAAAAAATCATTGATTTACTATGA
- a CDS encoding response regulator produces MDNNKYLAINEVIKQQFYLKYNRVLTLTEEIILEGAIENLSYEEIAHKLYMSSGTVRNIASKFWDQLSILYHQKITKINCKYVIENILKSEKILGKEELNLTDIDHENIKSHQGIIMIIDDYIENLKILKQLLEKEGYQVRSARSAKMAFLSLEESLPDLILLDILMPIMDGYEICKIIKTNPLTSHLPIIFISALSDTIDKVKGFQLGACDYITKPFEEIEVLLRVSHQIKLKDQTLRLEKELKEHEKTIEMLSQSRSILASVLNNSCCGIAVLEAIRSPQTAQIIDFQYFLVNPIFTDLFNIKELNNLNFIDNLKECSFGKLQWIEELINVVKNSRDFRDIFLFQGQKYQMSVNKLGDGITINIIPLIQ; encoded by the coding sequence ATGGATAATAATAAATATTTAGCTATTAATGAAGTAATTAAACAGCAATTTTATCTCAAATATAATCGAGTTTTAACCCTCACAGAAGAAATTATTTTAGAAGGAGCGATCGAGAATTTATCTTATGAAGAAATAGCTCATAAATTATATATGAGTTCAGGCACAGTGAGAAATATTGCCTCTAAATTTTGGGATCAATTATCAATATTATACCATCAAAAAATTACTAAAATTAATTGTAAATATGTCATTGAAAATATTTTAAAATCAGAAAAAATTCTAGGAAAAGAAGAATTAAACTTAACAGATATTGACCATGAAAATATTAAGTCTCATCAAGGAATTATCATGATTATTGATGATTATATAGAAAACTTAAAAATTCTGAAACAATTACTAGAAAAAGAAGGTTATCAAGTGCGTAGTGCAAGAAGTGCTAAAATGGCTTTTTTATCTTTAGAAGAAAGTTTACCAGACTTAATTTTATTAGATATATTAATGCCAATTATGGATGGTTATGAAATATGTAAAATCATTAAAACAAATCCTTTAACTTCTCATCTTCCTATTATTTTTATTAGTGCATTAAGTGATACTATTGATAAAGTTAAAGGTTTTCAATTAGGAGCTTGTGATTATATTACCAAACCCTTTGAAGAAATTGAAGTTTTATTAAGAGTTTCCCATCAGATTAAACTAAAAGATCAAACTTTAAGACTAGAAAAAGAACTTAAAGAACATGAAAAAACCATTGAAATGTTATCTCAATCTCGATCGATTCTTGCAAGTGTTTTAAATAATAGTTGTTGTGGCATTGCGGTTTTAGAAGCAATTCGTAGCCCTCAAACGGCTCAAATTATTGATTTTCAATATTTTTTAGTCAACCCAATTTTTACTGATTTATTTAATATTAAAGAGTTAAATAATCTCAATTTTATTGATAACTTAAAAGAATGCAGTTTTGGTAAATTACAATGGATTGAAGAATTGATTAATGTAGTCAAAAATAGTAGAGATTTTAGAGATATTTTCTTATTTCAAGGACAAAAATATCAAATGAGTGTCAATAAATTAGGCGACGGAATAACCATCAATATCATACCTTTAATTCAATAA